In Oscillatoria acuminata PCC 6304, a single window of DNA contains:
- a CDS encoding ribonuclease catalytic domain-containing protein has product MEKGTLLEYRLNGDRRLAVADRPDGKKNWVVVDENGQANSIPPRQIAYEIGGGSYKPSDIPNFRKEVEKYLDPDSLEVAWEILVEENRGVDPGEMAMLLFSENEPPNRYASYLLLSEDKLYFKQKGDRYEPRSATQVAELKHQQEVETQRQQEWGNFVARVQQRLAGDLVEWENSDRIRIEALEKYAALAEEARERNQAKETLSSLGRTDTPQAAFKLLVELKVWSEHENLFLRRTQIPTHFSTKVLEVAQRCLNFPPPDLDANNRLDLTHLKVYTIDDESTLEIDDGVSLEYLEDGRQRLWIHIADPTRLLSPGDELDLEARRRSTTVYLPTGMVPMFPHELATGPMSLVQSQLCAALSFAVILEESGAVAEYSIHVSTIKPTYRLTYDDVDEMLQLGLQAEPEISAIAAWSKRRHAWRVSQGAISISMPDSSIKVDENEEITVQLLEDCPSRQLVAEMMILAGELGARYAQTHNIPVPFRGQPQPELPPEEELLILPAGPVRSSAIRRCMPKSEMATTPSRHASLGLDAYIQVTSPIRRYSDLLAHFQIKAHLRGDPLPLAVLEVQEIVQSIGMAVREASLVERQTNRYWILEYLRRHTGEVWQAVVLRWLREDENLGLILLEDIGIELAWRFPRAVSLGDRLDLQVAYADPREDQIHFQEMVYQTAQL; this is encoded by the coding sequence GTGGAAAAGGGAACGCTGCTCGAATATCGGCTGAACGGGGACCGACGTCTAGCTGTAGCCGACCGTCCGGATGGCAAGAAAAACTGGGTTGTGGTGGATGAAAATGGTCAAGCCAATAGCATTCCACCCAGACAAATCGCCTACGAAATCGGTGGAGGTTCCTATAAACCCTCCGATATCCCGAACTTCCGCAAGGAAGTAGAGAAATATCTCGACCCGGATAGTTTAGAGGTGGCGTGGGAAATCTTGGTCGAGGAAAACCGGGGGGTTGACCCCGGGGAAATGGCGATGTTGCTCTTTTCAGAAAATGAGCCGCCTAATCGCTATGCCTCATACTTATTGCTGTCTGAGGATAAGCTCTATTTCAAGCAAAAAGGGGACCGTTACGAGCCGCGATCGGCCACCCAGGTTGCGGAACTCAAGCACCAACAGGAAGTAGAAACCCAACGACAGCAAGAGTGGGGCAATTTTGTAGCACGGGTGCAGCAACGACTCGCCGGGGATCTGGTGGAGTGGGAAAATAGCGATCGCATCCGCATTGAAGCCTTAGAAAAATATGCCGCCTTGGCAGAAGAAGCGCGAGAACGCAATCAGGCCAAGGAAACTCTCTCATCCCTAGGCCGGACCGACACGCCCCAAGCTGCCTTTAAGCTTTTGGTAGAGTTAAAGGTGTGGTCTGAACACGAAAATCTATTTTTACGGCGAACTCAGATCCCAACTCATTTTTCTACCAAGGTACTGGAAGTGGCCCAACGGTGTTTGAATTTTCCGCCTCCTGATCTGGATGCGAACAATCGCCTAGATTTGACCCATCTCAAGGTCTATACCATCGATGATGAAAGCACCCTAGAAATCGATGACGGGGTGAGCTTGGAATACCTGGAAGATGGTCGTCAACGGCTGTGGATTCATATTGCAGACCCAACCCGCTTGCTGTCTCCGGGAGATGAATTGGATTTAGAGGCCCGTCGGCGCAGCACTACGGTTTATCTGCCGACGGGGATGGTGCCAATGTTTCCTCATGAATTGGCAACGGGTCCGATGAGTTTGGTGCAGTCGCAACTTTGCGCGGCCCTGAGTTTTGCGGTGATTTTAGAGGAGAGTGGCGCGGTAGCGGAATATAGCATCCATGTCTCGACGATTAAGCCGACTTATCGGTTGACTTATGATGATGTGGATGAGATGTTGCAATTGGGGTTGCAAGCGGAACCGGAAATTAGCGCGATCGCCGCTTGGTCCAAACGTCGCCATGCTTGGCGGGTCTCCCAAGGGGCCATTAGTATTTCCATGCCGGATTCCTCCATCAAGGTAGATGAGAATGAGGAAATTACGGTCCAACTGCTGGAAGATTGTCCGTCTCGGCAATTGGTGGCGGAAATGATGATTTTGGCGGGGGAATTGGGTGCACGCTACGCGCAAACCCACAATATTCCGGTCCCATTTCGGGGTCAACCCCAGCCGGAATTGCCTCCTGAAGAGGAATTGCTGATTTTACCGGCGGGTCCGGTGCGATCGAGTGCCATCCGGCGCTGTATGCCAAAAAGCGAGATGGCAACGACTCCCTCCCGTCATGCCAGTCTGGGGTTGGATGCTTATATCCAGGTGACTTCTCCGATTCGTCGCTATAGCGATTTATTGGCTCATTTCCAGATTAAAGCGCACCTGCGGGGGGACCCGCTGCCGTTGGCGGTGTTAGAGGTGCAGGAAATTGTCCAGAGTATTGGGATGGCGGTGCGAGAGGCATCGTTGGTGGAACGCCAAACCAATCGGTATTGGATTTTGGAATATCTGCGCCGTCACACGGGAGAAGTTTGGCAGGCGGTGGTGTTGCGCTGGTTGCGTGAAGATGAAAATCTCGGGTTGATTCTGTTGGAAGATATTGGCATCGAGTTGGCATGGCGTTTCCCTCGGGCGGTGTCCCTGGGCGATCGCCTGGATCTGCAAGTTGCTTATGCCGACCCCCGTGAGGATCAGATCCATTTCCAAGAGATGGTGTATCAAACGGCGCAATTATAA
- the rpsR gene encoding 30S ribosomal protein S18, with protein sequence MAYYRRRVSPIKPDEPIDYKNVELLQKFITERGKILPRRITGLTAKQQRELTQAIKRARIVALLPFVNQEG encoded by the coding sequence ATGGCATACTACCGTCGGCGTGTTTCGCCAATTAAACCGGATGAACCCATCGACTACAAAAATGTAGAACTGCTGCAAAAATTCATCACCGAGCGCGGAAAGATTCTGCCTCGGCGGATTACAGGCTTAACCGCCAAGCAGCAGCGGGAACTCACCCAAGCAATTAAGCGAGCCAGAATTGTCGCTTTGTTGCCATTTGTGAACCAAGAAGGATAA
- the rpmG gene encoding 50S ribosomal protein L33: MAKGVRIIITLECTECRTNPDKRSAGVSRYTTQKNRRNTTARLELKKFCRYCNKPTVHKEIK; the protein is encoded by the coding sequence ATGGCTAAAGGTGTCCGAATCATTATTACCTTGGAATGTACCGAGTGCCGGACCAATCCGGACAAGCGCTCTGCTGGAGTGTCTCGGTACACGACTCAGAAAAACCGTCGAAATACGACTGCCCGGTTAGAACTTAAAAAATTCTGCCGGTACTGTAACAAACCGACGGTCCATAAAGAAATCAAATAG
- a CDS encoding RDD family protein produces the protein MDTDPLYKRFPKVEIPRRGAAFVIDYWVVLLLSSLGADRTVQGMSWGQSFWFLLLWLGLRVLLPGRNQGQSVGRWALDITLVELRSGRTPLLLNLFKREAIAGVGAVLVAIGLSHLNPGHGVGMLLLVPLAIDCSAVSSDPFRRQAFHDRIANTMIVGTLRGFSLDIKLKRAYRKLRRAYQEFKQNRSSRSFEDTRQYRGDRDEVQDTRPYRGDRNNFDDFED, from the coding sequence ATGGATACGGATCCTCTTTATAAACGCTTTCCTAAAGTTGAGATCCCTCGACGGGGGGCGGCTTTTGTGATTGATTATTGGGTTGTGTTGCTGTTAAGTTCCCTGGGGGCCGATCGCACGGTTCAGGGGATGTCATGGGGTCAATCTTTCTGGTTCCTCCTCCTGTGGTTGGGATTGCGGGTACTGCTTCCCGGACGCAATCAGGGACAAAGTGTAGGGCGCTGGGCCCTCGATATTACCCTGGTCGAGTTGCGATCTGGGCGGACTCCCTTATTGCTGAATTTATTTAAGCGGGAGGCAATCGCCGGTGTCGGTGCAGTGTTGGTGGCGATCGGGTTGAGTCACCTGAACCCCGGGCATGGTGTGGGGATGCTCTTACTCGTTCCCTTGGCGATCGACTGTAGCGCGGTTTCCTCGGACCCTTTTCGCCGACAAGCGTTCCACGATCGCATTGCCAATACGATGATTGTCGGGACCCTCCGGGGATTTTCCCTCGATATCAAGTTAAAACGGGCCTATCGCAAACTCCGACGCGCCTACCAAGAATTTAAGCAAAATCGCAGCAGTCGCTCTTTTGAGGACACTCGCCAATATCGAGGCGATCGCGATGAGGTTCAGGACACTCGCCCCTATCGAGGCGATCGCAATAACTTTGACGACTTCGAGGATTAG
- a CDS encoding IS4 family transposase, whose amino-acid sequence MLPTFYQTFLSEQLNHSDWLMVKTLVWLLQLHKTVKIERLAACFPLAIKIESRRRRIQRFLVSTSLSVPLLWFPLIQILIHRYFPKNKPIYLALDRTSWKQNNLFMGSVIYQKRAWPVYWTFIDHTGASNLARQKALLTPIIRLLNGYKIIVVGDREFHSVELAKWIQSKKVYFALRQKCNTYIKQSRKKCEDFESLSNLGLQPGMKLYLPSVQFTKKKGFGRYALAAYWKRKYGANKSSEPWYILTNLPDLKSALKAYEMRMGIEAMFKDCKTGGYNLEGTGANQERLTRLVLLIALAYTASSIQAVPIKQQGVQSYVARLTETGRSQRRHSNFWIGLYGLNWIDSMEKLQELSIEFMKLHPDKQPFYRRGLRAMSLIQSTF is encoded by the coding sequence ATGCTACCTACATTTTACCAAACTTTTTTATCCGAGCAACTGAATCATTCTGATTGGCTGATGGTTAAAACCCTAGTGTGGCTCTTGCAACTGCACAAAACCGTTAAAATTGAGCGGTTGGCGGCCTGTTTTCCCCTGGCTATTAAAATAGAGAGCCGTCGTCGGCGAATCCAACGATTCTTAGTCTCTACCAGTCTAAGTGTTCCTCTGCTGTGGTTTCCCTTGATTCAAATTTTAATTCATCGTTATTTTCCTAAAAACAAGCCCATTTATCTAGCCTTAGATAGAACCTCTTGGAAACAAAATAACCTCTTCATGGGTTCGGTGATTTATCAAAAACGAGCTTGGCCGGTTTATTGGACATTTATTGACCATACAGGGGCCAGCAATCTCGCCCGTCAAAAAGCCCTTCTTACTCCGATTATTCGGTTATTAAACGGTTATAAAATTATCGTCGTTGGAGACCGGGAATTTCATAGCGTTGAGCTAGCAAAATGGATCCAGTCAAAGAAAGTGTATTTTGCCTTGCGTCAAAAATGCAACACTTACATTAAACAGAGTCGGAAAAAATGTGAAGATTTTGAGAGCTTAAGTAATTTAGGACTTCAACCGGGGATGAAACTTTATTTACCCTCGGTTCAGTTCACTAAAAAGAAAGGATTTGGCCGCTATGCGTTAGCCGCTTACTGGAAACGTAAGTATGGGGCCAATAAGTCGAGTGAACCTTGGTATATCTTGACTAACCTTCCGGATTTAAAAAGTGCTTTGAAGGCGTATGAGATGCGGATGGGCATTGAAGCGATGTTCAAAGATTGTAAAACTGGAGGATATAATTTAGAAGGAACAGGAGCCAACCAAGAGCGGTTGACTCGTCTAGTTCTTTTAATTGCTTTGGCTTATACGGCCTCATCTATTCAAGCCGTGCCAATCAAGCAACAAGGAGTGCAATCTTACGTCGCTCGTTTAACCGAAACTGGACGCTCTCAACGCCGTCATAGTAACTTTTGGATAGGGCTTTATGGATTGAATTGGATTGATTCTATGGAAAAATTGCAGGAGTTGAGTATCGAGTTTATGAAACTTCATCCCGATAAACAGCCTTTTTATCGAAGGGGCCTAAGAGCTATGTCCCTTATCCAATCTACTTTCTAG
- a CDS encoding cysteine desulfurase family protein: MTDSYPIYLDYHATTPVDPRVAEKMLHYMTTEFGNASSIDHCYGDRAEKAVSQAATQVAELIGASPKEIVFTSGATESINLAIQGTIFAHTPATGKPRIAVSPVEHKAVLDTCNALAKKGLAEIVYLRIDSQGRLDLDELEQVCATGVALLCVMAANNEIGTIYPVETIGNLAKTYHIPFLCDASQAVGKIPIKFQEWGITYLTISAHKLYGPKGVGALVMRQGYRLEPILFGGGHQQGIRSGTLNVPGIVGLGEACRLRQLEMAEDERKIAALRDKLQGLLLKEIPGLVINGEMSDRLSGNLHISVPDIPNSAVISRVRDRLAISTGAACLKG; encoded by the coding sequence ATGACTGACTCTTATCCCATCTATCTCGACTACCACGCCACGACTCCAGTTGACCCCAGAGTGGCAGAGAAAATGCTGCATTACATGACGACAGAATTTGGGAATGCCAGCAGTATCGACCATTGTTATGGCGATCGCGCTGAAAAAGCAGTGTCTCAAGCCGCGACTCAGGTGGCAGAATTAATCGGCGCATCTCCCAAAGAAATCGTTTTCACCTCCGGCGCAACAGAAAGCATTAATCTGGCGATTCAAGGGACTATTTTCGCCCATACCCCCGCTACAGGTAAACCGCGAATTGCTGTTTCTCCCGTAGAACATAAGGCAGTATTAGATACCTGCAATGCTTTGGCAAAAAAAGGTCTGGCCGAAATCGTTTACCTGCGGATAGACTCCCAAGGGAGACTGGATTTAGATGAGTTGGAACAAGTCTGTGCCACTGGGGTTGCTTTGCTCTGCGTTATGGCAGCTAATAACGAAATTGGCACGATTTATCCCGTTGAAACTATTGGCAATCTGGCTAAAACTTATCATATTCCCTTTCTTTGTGATGCTTCTCAAGCCGTAGGAAAGATTCCCATCAAGTTTCAGGAATGGGGAATAACTTATCTGACGATTTCCGCCCATAAATTGTATGGTCCTAAAGGAGTCGGCGCGTTAGTAATGCGCCAAGGCTATCGTCTGGAACCCATTCTATTTGGCGGGGGACATCAGCAGGGAATTCGTTCGGGGACGTTGAATGTTCCGGGAATTGTGGGTTTAGGTGAAGCCTGTCGGTTGCGGCAATTAGAAATGGCAGAAGATGAGCGGAAAATTGCAGCATTGCGGGATAAGTTGCAAGGTTTACTGCTTAAAGAAATTCCCGGTTTAGTGATTAATGGGGAAATGAGCGATCGCCTATCGGGAAATTTGCATATTTCGGTTCCGGATATTCCGAATAGTGCGGTAATTTCTCGGGTGCGCGATCGCCTCGCCATCTCGACAGGTGCCGCTTGCCTGAAGGGGTGA
- a CDS encoding HNH endonuclease, whose protein sequence is MSENYISASLRRFVEERANYRCEYCLLPANVAFFSHEIDHIIAQKHGGITEANNLALTCWRCNRHKGSDLGSFDPETGEFSFLFNPRNQEWIEHFTREQLTIFGVTPEGRTTVKLLQMNTQDRLTERRRLYNSSDLI, encoded by the coding sequence ATGAGTGAAAACTATATCAGCGCATCACTTCGCCGTTTCGTTGAAGAACGAGCCAATTATCGCTGTGAATATTGCTTGCTTCCAGCAAATGTTGCATTTTTTTCTCACGAAATCGACCATATTATCGCCCAAAAACACGGCGGTATCACCGAGGCGAATAACCTGGCTTTGACCTGCTGGCGTTGCAATCGCCACAAAGGTAGCGATTTGGGTTCTTTCGATCCAGAAACGGGAGAATTCAGTTTTCTATTCAATCCTAGAAACCAGGAGTGGATAGAACACTTTACTCGGGAACAATTGACAATTTTTGGGGTGACTCCAGAAGGACGCACGACGGTTAAACTGCTTCAAATGAATACCCAGGATCGGCTGACCGAAAGACGGCGATTGTACAATAGTTCAGACTTGATTTGA
- a CDS encoding DUF5615 family PIN-like protein — MVEFLRLAGHDVLTVAEAGKAGLGIPDEEVLAFAVHEERAILTRNWDDFRRLHRFQPNHCGIIICKKDLNTERQAQRIAEAIARFEKKILKVN; from the coding sequence ATTGTCGAATTCCTGCGTTTAGCGGGTCACGATGTCCTTACCGTTGCCGAAGCTGGCAAGGCAGGATTGGGAATTCCTGACGAAGAGGTATTGGCGTTTGCCGTTCATGAGGAACGTGCGATTTTAACGCGAAATTGGGATGATTTTAGACGGCTGCACCGCTTTCAACCCAATCATTGCGGCATTATCATCTGCAAAAAAGATTTGAATACAGAACGACAGGCGCAGCGGATTGCTGAAGCTATTGCCAGGTTTGAGAAGAAAATCTTAAAGGTCAATTGA
- a CDS encoding DUF433 domain-containing protein, with the protein MTLKELETQLLALTPEEKAQAIQILAQSLSNPWKGIEKTPGVCGGDARIANTRIPVWSLVNYRRLGASDGRILQDFPQLSAEDLVNAWNYSQAHPGEMEAAIQRNEED; encoded by the coding sequence ATGACCCTAAAAGAACTAGAAACCCAACTCCTAGCCTTAACCCCAGAAGAAAAAGCCCAAGCGATTCAAATCCTCGCCCAAAGTTTAAGTAACCCTTGGAAAGGGATTGAAAAAACCCCCGGAGTCTGTGGCGGCGATGCTAGAATTGCCAATACTCGCATCCCCGTTTGGTCTCTCGTCAACTATCGTCGATTAGGGGCGTCTGATGGTCGAATTTTACAGGATTTTCCTCAACTCAGCGCCGAAGATTTAGTCAATGCTTGGAACTATTCCCAGGCACACCCAGGGGAAATGGAAGCGGCAATTCAAAGAAATGAGGAAGATTGA
- a CDS encoding putative toxin-antitoxin system toxin component, PIN family, protein MKQYQIIVDTNVLLAGLKSSRGASYKFLTLLNDGRWCLNVSTTLVLEYEEILKRERVQLGLTLEEVDYIVNGICTIARHRQIFYLWRPIARDPDDDFLVDLAVECQADCIITYNKRDLQEAERFGIRILSPKEFLQEVGAIE, encoded by the coding sequence ATGAAACAATATCAAATTATTGTCGATACCAATGTGTTGCTGGCGGGTCTGAAATCCTCTCGCGGTGCATCGTACAAATTTTTAACCCTGCTTAATGATGGACGCTGGTGCTTGAATGTCTCGACTACCTTAGTGTTAGAGTATGAAGAAATACTTAAACGAGAAAGAGTACAGTTAGGCTTAACCCTGGAAGAAGTTGACTATATTGTTAACGGCATCTGTACTATTGCTAGGCATCGGCAGATATTTTACCTCTGGCGTCCAATAGCACGAGACCCTGATGATGATTTTTTGGTCGATTTAGCTGTGGAATGCCAAGCTGACTGTATCATCACCTATAATAAAAGAGATTTACAAGAAGCCGAACGTTTTGGCATCAGGATTTTATCACCCAAAGAGTTTCTGCAAGAAGTAGGAGCAATAGAATGA